From Saccopteryx leptura isolate mSacLep1 chromosome 3, mSacLep1_pri_phased_curated, whole genome shotgun sequence, one genomic window encodes:
- the PGD gene encoding 6-phosphogluconate dehydrogenase, decarboxylating has product MAQADIALIGLAVMGQNLILNMNDHGFVVCAFNRTVSKVDDFLANEAKGTKVIGAHSLKEMVSKLKKPRRIVLLVKAGQAVDDFIEKLVPLLDTGDIIIDGGNSEYRDTTRRCRDLKAKGILFVGSGVSGGEDGARYGPSLMPGGHREAWPHIKTIFQGIAAKVGTGEPCCDWVGEEGAGHFVKMVHNGIEYGDMQLICEAYHLMKDILGMEHDEMAQAFEDWNKTELDSFLIEITANILKFKDSDGTHLLPKIRDSAGQKGTGKWTAISALEYGVPVTLIGEAVFARCLSSLKDERVQASKKLKGPQKTQFKGDKKSFLEDIRKALYASKIISYAQGFMLLRQAATEFGWTLNYGGIALMWRGGCIIRSVFLGKIKDAFDRNPELQNLLLDDFFKSAVENCQDSWRRAISTGVQAGIPMPCFTTALSFYDGYRHDMLPANLIQAQRDYFGAHTYELLARPGNFIHTNWTGHGGSVSSSSYNA; this is encoded by the exons atggCCCA AGCTGATATTGCACTGATTGGACTGGCTGTTATGGGTCAGAACTTGATTTTGAACATGAATGACCACGGCTTTGTG GTCTGTGCTTTTAATAGGACAGTTTCCAAAGTTGATGATTTCTTGGCCAACGAGGCAAAGGGAACCAAAGTGATTGGCGCTCACTCCCTGAAAGAGATGGTCTCCAAGCTGAAGAAGCCGCGGCGCATCGTCCTGCTGGTGAAGGCCGGCCAGGCTGTCGATGATTTCATTGAAAAACTG GTACCCTTGTTGGACACAGGTGACATCATCATTGATGGAGGAAATTCTGAATACAGGGATACCACA AGACGCTGCCGAGACCTCAAGGCAAAGGGAATCTTGTTTGTGGGGAGCGGCGTGAGTGGCGGAGAGGATGGGGCCCGGTATGGCCCATCACTAATGCCCGGAGGACACAGAGAGGCCTG GCCCCACATCAAGACCATCTTCCAGGGCATCGCTGCGAAGGTCGGAACGGGAGAACCCTGCTGTGACTGG gtgggagaggagggagcaggacaCTTTGTGAAGATGGTGCACAATGGGATCGAGTACGGGGACATGCAGCTGATCTGTGAGGCTTATCACCTGATGAAGGACATCCTGGGAATGGAGCATGACGAGATGGCCCAG GCATTTGAGGACTGGAATAAGACAGAGCTAGACTCATTCCTGATCGAAATCACAGCCAACATTCTCAAGTTCAAAGATAGCGACGGCACTCACCTGCTGCCAAAGATCAGGGACAGCGCGGGGCAGAAGGGCACGGGGAAGTGGACGGCCATCTCAGCCCTGGAGTACGGCGTGCCCGTCACCCTCATCG GAGAAGCAGTCTTTGCCCGGTGCTTATCATCTCTGAAGGACGAGAGGGTTCAAGCTAGCAAAAAGCTAAAGGGTCCTCAGAAGACCCAGTTCAAAGGTGACAAGAAATCATTCCTGGAGGACATTCGAAAG GCCCTCTATGCTTCCAAGATCATCTCTTATGCTCAAGGCTTTATGCTGCTGAGACAGGCAGCCACTGAATTCGGCTGGACCCTCAACTATGGTGGCATTGCCCTGATGTGGAGAGGGGGCTGCATCATCAGAAG TGTGTTCCTAGGAAAGATTAAAGATGCTTTTGACCGAAATCCAGAACTTCAGAATCTATTGCTTGACGACTTCTTTAAGTCCGCTGTCGAAAACTGCCAG GACTCCTGGCGGAGGGCCATCAGTACTGGGGTCCAGGCGGGCATCCCCATGCCCTGCTTCACCACTGCCCTCTCCTTCTATGATGGGTACCGGCACGACATGCTGCCAGCCAACCTGATCCAG GCTCAGCGCGATTACTTTGGGGCCCACACCTATGAACTCTTAGCCAGACCAGGAAACTTTATCCACACGAACTGGACGGGCCATGGGGGCAGCGTGTCGTCCTCTTCATACAACGCCTGA